AGGGTAGTTTTACCACTTCCTGCAAGTCCTGTTATCCAGATTACAGCACCGCTCTTTAAACTTGTATTATTCATAAGTAATATAGCATTTGAATTAAGTTCTTAATTTAATATCCACATAAATGATTAAATTATAATTTGCAATCAAAATAAATTTTTCTAGTTTTAATTGTATTATTATATAAATTACTTTTTATGAATTATTTATCACTTATAATTTATCTTATGAGCTATTATCCGACCAACTAAGCAAACTTGCAATTGACAGATGCAAATCATCCTTGTATTTGTCAATTATTAATTTCTACTTATCAAGTAATTTTATGCAGATTGAATGTGATTATTCTTCACTTACTAGATCTTATATTTATCTTCCGTATTATGCTCAAGAGGCGATTAGTAAGAGTAATTTGATAGCAGGCATAAGCCATTTAACAATCATACCTTGCTTAAAAAAAGGCTTGCAAGTAATAAAAATCGTAGAACCAAATGATAAAATGCGCCAATTAAGCACTGAAAGAGGGGCCAACCTCCCAACTGTAGAATTGATATCAAGAAAAGTTTAATAAGTAATTGTCTTCATGAAATTTACCACTAGATTTAAAAATTATTTAAGACAAAATTTAAACAAAGAGCAGTTTGAAAGATTATGTATTTTAAAAAATAAATTATATAGCCTTCCTAAACCTACTCAGTTTATAAAAAACACATTAGGTTTAGCACCTAACGAAAATGCTATAGCTTTTACTCTTTCAGGTAAATTTAGCTTTCAAAAAGATTACTTCAAACCTAGCGCTTCAAAGGATAAGTTAAAGTTTTTGGTTACCTCTGTGGGTAATTCAGGTAGTGTATGGCTTGCTCAATCACTGTATATGCATCCAGACATCCTTTGCACGGTAGGAGTGGATCATCCTATTGACTCTTACTTGCGTTATAATAATCCCAAAGATGCTTTAGCTATATATAAATTATTGGTCAGAAATCAAATGAAAGATTTCGGATTTCATTCATTAGAAAATGAATTAGCTCAAAGGCTTTATAAAAGAATTCCTGCTTGTGAAAGAGATAATCCTAATTTTTGCTTATGGATTATGGATGAATTACGTGAGTTAACCAAAATAAAAGATGCACGGCTCATAGGTAATATACATGGAGCTACTATAATGCTCCTACATCAAAATTACCCTAAGATTACTAACATTAATGAATTTAAGCTTGCTGATTTAACTAGACATCCGGTAACCAAAAGAGAATCATGCTTAAACCAACAGGTAATAGCTTATAATGCTAGCAATGATTATCAAGCTAAAGTGGCAAAGTGTATGGTAGATTATCAAATCGAAATACAATGGCTAACTAAGCAATTTAAAGTAGATTTTGATGATATAAGAAATAGATGTTTGTTTTATATGGAAAGGGAATATCAAGCATCAATTGCGTTTGGTAATGAAAATAAATATTATGATATACCCAAAATTTATTTTGAAAGAATGCGTAGTGATAAAGACTATTTTTCATGGATAGTTTCTTACTTAAGTGATAATCAATTGAAATGTACTGATGAGTATCTTGATCAAGTTTTCAGCCCACAAAATTTAAATAAAGGCAGAATTAGCAATCAAACCACAAAAGATATTACACCTAAAGATCAATATGAAAAATGGCCTGATTGGGAAAAATATCTTTTTGAGGATATAGTAGAAAAACATGATTTAAAAAGGGCTTATTTAGAAATAGGGTATGATTTATCCTTTATAAAAAAGCCTAAATTTCATGCTTAATCTTAATTTTTAGCTTCTGCATTATCTTTAGCTTGCCAATCAAGTAAATACATTAAAACCCAATACTGCTTTTATTATATGTTTTAAATAATATTCAGCATGTTAAAAGGTCTTTTCCATTTTTTTATTGAGCATCAAAATTATCATTAATCTTAAGTAAGCAGGCATGCTGCTAAAAATTAAATCCACCTCAAGGGATAACTAGCCATAAAATTTTAGAATGCATTTTTTTGATATTGAAAAAGAAAGAAGGAATACTAAGCACGAATATCCTACAATCTTTCTCTAAGTAATTTTAATAAAATACTTATTAAAATTATATTATTTTCCATAATATAGATTATAGAATCAATATTGAAAATAGTAATTCATAAAAAGTTAACCTCTGGAAGATCAAAAAATTAATCCCCTCCAAGCTTTAATTAGCAAAATTTTGTTTATACGACCTAGCTACCATTAACTTATCAATTGTCATAAGTTGAATAGAAATGAATTTTATTATTTATTTACCTGTCTTACTAAAATTAACTGTGGTTATTTAAAATATATATAAGCTGAAATTTATTTTAATAATCATAATATGGATTTTTAAAGGAGCATAATAATGGGATTTACAATTAAAAGTATATCATTTGAGCATAATGGAATAATACCACAGAAGTTTACTTGCGATGGCGCTAATATCTCACCTGAACTTGAATGGTCATCCTATCCGCAAGAAGCTAATTCTTTTGTTTTAATTGTTGATGATCCGGATGCGCCAAACGGAGTATGGGATCATTTCATTGCTTTTAATATCTCAAAATATATTAATAGAATAGAAGAAAATGAGATAATCAGCACTTTAGCTAATTCTGCAGTAATAGCTAAAAATAGCTGGAATGATCATGGTTATGGTCCACCCTGCCCGCCAAAGGGTAAGGAACATAGATATTATTTTAAAATCTATGCTCTAGATACAATGCTAGATTTATCAAGTAACTCTACTAAAGCTGAAATATTAAGAGCTATGGATGGGCATACAATAGCCCAAGCGGCACTTATAGGGAGATATCAAAAGTAAAACTTAGTGAATTAAGTTTTTATTGTGCTTTTTTACGTGACATTTCTTAGCATTATAGTATCAGATGAATTAATGCTATTAAAAAAACCAACAAGGCTGAATGGCAATTGTGGCACGTTTAATATACTAGAATGGCAGGCTTCATAATGATGGCTTAAGCATTTAAAAATTTATAAATAAAAAGGTAAATGGCAAATATATGAGCCTGCTACTATAATCAATAAAGGCTTAAGAACAAACTATATAAGAACTATAATAGGTGCGTTATCAAAAATAAATTTTATTGAAGTAAATTTATCCTATCTATTTTTCTTCCCAATGATCTCCAACCTTATGATATTTTTTCTTTACAGCGCTCCAAGCCACTTTATGGGCTATTTCCTCTCGTGATTCATCGGTTTTTCTTTTGCTCGGATCTTTATATTCCTCCCAAGCGTTATTAAAGCTTTTCAAGTAAATTTCTTGTGCATGCTGAGGTAAATTATTTTTAATGTTATCCGGCAAATCAGCAATTGTTGAGTAAGGCATAATTAAGCTTCCATACTTAGAATACAGTTTATTCACTAATTACTTGATTACGACTTAATATCTCTCAAATATCAAAGTTAAAAAACATTCATTTTAACAATAATCACTACAAAGTATCATACGAAGATTGCAATCGAAACTGATAAGCGTTAATATATTAACAAATAGGTTGTAGAAAAAGATACAGAAAAAAAGCGCCCATACCACTAATATTAAAAATATTTTATAATTTTTAAATTTAAACGTGAGAATCTAAGGAGATAATAATGAAAAAATTTATTGGATTAGATGCAGATAGTATCAGCACATCTATAAGCGTGCTATCTAAAATATTAGCTAGCACATATATTATTTATCTTAAAACACAAAATTTTCATTGGAATGTAAAAGGACCAAATTTTATAATGCTACATGAGCTCTTTGGCTTGCAATATAAGGAGCTGGCAGATGCTATTGATAATATTGCTGAGCGTATAAGTATGTTAGGACATATTACTCCAGCCACAACTATAGAATTTAATAAACTCTCTACAATAAAAGAGTGTGAATTACCCTTTACCGCCAATGCAATGCTGCAAGCCCTCTCCTCTGATCATGAATTAATGATAATTGAGTTAAGAAATTCAATTACATTGCTTGATAATAATATGGATGAAGGTACAAAAGATCTACTTATTGAAAGATTACAAGCTCATGAAAAAACATGTTGGATGCTAGCAAGCCATTTAGCATAATAGCCTGTATCTTTACCTATAACCAATAGGTTCTTGCTCAACTAATTACATAGCCACCAATAAATATAGCTTGCTTGGAATAGCTCGAGCTATAATTTTATATTTCTTGCTAAATATTAATATTTTATTAAACTGCTATTTTTTTTCAAGATAAAACCAACCAAAATACCAATGAACAAGGAAGCTATGACAACAGAAGAAGATAAAGATTTATTAGCAATCCATTATGATGATTCATCAGATGAAGAAGATATGCAAGATGGTTTAGAGCAACAATTTGATAAATATAAAGAAAAGTTTGATAAAAGCCTACAAATCGATCCTATATACAACAATAAACATGAAGAACTTTCCATATCTTTTACAAGCTATCTATATGGATTAATGTTATTTAATAGCAAAACAGTAAAAGATAAATACCAAAAATTAAAGAGTAATTTGCTTAAAAGTAAAGGGCCATCACTAAAAGATGAAATAATCTCTAATTGGGTAGC
This window of the Rickettsiales endosymbiont of Stachyamoeba lipophora genome carries:
- a CDS encoding ChaB family protein yields the protein MPYSTIADLPDNIKNNLPQHAQEIYLKSFNNAWEEYKDPSKRKTDESREEIAHKVAWSAVKKKYHKVGDHWEEK
- a CDS encoding Dps family protein, with the protein product MKKFIGLDADSISTSISVLSKILASTYIIYLKTQNFHWNVKGPNFIMLHELFGLQYKELADAIDNIAERISMLGHITPATTIEFNKLSTIKECELPFTANAMLQALSSDHELMIIELRNSITLLDNNMDEGTKDLLIERLQAHEKTCWMLASHLA
- a CDS encoding YbhB/YbcL family Raf kinase inhibitor-like protein, whose protein sequence is MGFTIKSISFEHNGIIPQKFTCDGANISPELEWSSYPQEANSFVLIVDDPDAPNGVWDHFIAFNISKYINRIEENEIISTLANSAVIAKNSWNDHGYGPPCPPKGKEHRYYFKIYALDTMLDLSSNSTKAEILRAMDGHTIAQAALIGRYQK